The region ATCTTAATCAGCCACCTTTTAAATTCATTTATCTCTTCGCTTGTTTTCATGTTTATAAAAAAATCCCGCATCTGTTCATTTACGCTCTTATCGCGTTTTCTAAGACCGCTAAGACGCTTAATGGCGTTTAGGGCGTCCTTATTATCAGGGCTTGCTTTAAGAATGTTTCTATAAACCAAAAGCGCATCATCTTTAAGCCCTTGGGCCTCATATATCAAAGCTTCGGTTATCGTATTTTTCATCATGCGTCTATAAAATCAACTATAATTCCGCCCATTTCGCTTGTAGAGCAGACCTCTTTAGCGCCAAATTCGGCTATATCTTTTGTCCTATAGCCCTCTGCAAGTGCTTTTTGCACGGCATTTTCTATGTCTTTTGCAGCCTCTTCTTCGCCAAATGAATATCTAAGCAACATTGCGGCGCTTAATATCGTAGCGATAGGATTTGCTATGCCCTGTCCTGCGATATCGGGAGCCGATCCGTGGATAGGCTCGTAAATGCCTACCTTGCCGCCTATGCTCGCACTTGGAAGCAATCCTATCGAGCCTACTACCATGCTTGCCTCATCGCTTAATATATCACCGAATAAATTTTCAGTAAGTATCACGTCAAATTGGCGCGGGTTTCTTACCATCTGCATAGCCGCGTTATCCACATACATAAAATCAAGCTTCACCTCAGGATAGCTCTTGGCAACTTCGGCAACCGTTTCCCGCCAAAGCTGACTGGTCTCAAGGACGTTTGCCTTATCAACCATACAGACGTGTTTCTTGCGACTCATCGCCGCTTCAAAGGCAACCTTTGCTATGCGCTCAATTTCAGGCTTTGTATATATCATGGTGTTAAAAGCGCTACCGTCTTTCTTCTCACGAGGCTGTCCAAAGTAAATTCCTCCAGTTAGCTCGCGAACTACTATAAAATCCACATTTTGAAGCACGCTTGGCTTAAGAGTGCTGGCATCCACAAGCTCGTCAAATACAAATGCAGGACGCAAATTTGCGTAAGCACCAAGTTCTTTTCTAAGCTTTAAAAGTCCGCTTTCAGGGCGCAAATGGCGAGGCATATTATCCCATTTATCTCCGCCTATCGCTCCAAAAAGTACCGCATCGCTATTTAGCGCACCTTGCAGTGTAACATCGGGAAGTGGCTCTTTAAAAACATCAATCGCGGCTCCGCCCATTAAGAAAAACTCGTAATTAAGCTCAAATCCGTGCTTTGCACTAACCACATCAAGAACCCTTACAGCCTCATCTACTATCTCAGGACCGATCCCGTCGCCTTTAATTACCGCAATATTATATCTCTTCATTATTTTCCTTGTAAATTTTTCTTCGCATATTCGATAAGTCCGCCACTTTTTAAAAGCTCTTGCATAAATTCAGGTATCGGGCTGAATTTATACTCTTTTTTAGTGCTTAAATTTACTATCACGCCGCTATCAACGTCGATTTTAAGCTCATCGCTCTCGTTTATCTCGTCAGTCTCGCTTATCTCTAGTATCAAAAGACCCGTATTAAAGCTATTTCTATAAAAAATTCTCGCATAAGATTTTGCTACTATAGCTCCTATGCCTGCTGCCTTAAGAGCCAAAGGAGCATGCTCTCTACTGCTTCCGCAACCGAAATTTTCGCCCGCTACTATAATGTCGCCGTTTGAAATTTTAGAGCTAAATTTAGGATCGGCATCTTCCATTATGTGCTTTGCAAGTTCATTTTCGTCAGAGGTGTTTAGATAGCGTGCGGCGATAATGATATCGGTATCTATATTGTCGCCAAATTTCCAAACTTTACCTTGTTTCATATCAAACCTTATCGTTAAATTTTGTTTGATTTTAACAAAATAAAGCTAAATAATTCATCAAATATAATTAAGAATACCGAATAAAAGAGCTTTAAAAGCAATCTAAAAATCGCCTTTAAAGCCTTTAATAAGAAAGGATAAGCAAATTTATCTTTTTATGGAGCACTTGCCCATAAAATAGCATGCCGGGCAAAATCCCGTAAGCCCTACAATGATAGGCACAAGCCCTATCAAAGCCCAATAGCTTTTAAAAAAATACCATATCAAAGCCATCAACAAAATTCCAAAAATCACTCTTATAGCTCTGCTTTTCGTGCTTAGCATTTTATGTCCTTTGTTTTAGTTTATTAGAATGATAGCTAAAAACAAATTTTTTATCTGTAACATTATCACTTAATTTTAATCCATAAAAAAACATAAAGCGTATAAAGATAAATTTGCCTTTAAAAACAAATTTAAAGAGTGCTATCAAGCAGATAAATTTTGCCTCTTTTTTGAGATATCGCTCCGCTTTTTTCCATCTCTTTTAATATCCTTGAAACGGCTTCACGCGCGCTTCCAAGGTGATTTGCAAGCTCTTCGTGAGTGATGGTTATTTCGCCGTTTTTAGAATTTTCCATTAAAAAATTTTTAACCCTACTTACAAGAGGCGCAAAGAGCGCTTGCTCCATAACGCTTATGGCAGCGGCAAACCTAGCAGAAATCAGACTAAGAGCATGATTTAGCACGCTTGCGTAGCTATTTTTAATATCTTTAAAAATTTGAATCGGTATAAGTATCGCCTCGACGTCTTCTTGTATGCTAAGCGTTATCTCGGTATCAAAAGAACTCATGGTGCAAGATGAACAAATAACGCAATTATCGCCGCTTTCAAGCTTAAATATCGTTATCTCCTTGAGATTTTGAGAGGTTATAAACGCCCTTAAAACACCGCTTTTTACTATGATGTAACCGCAGTTTTCATCTTTGCTATATATCAAAGCTCCCTTTTTAAGTCTCTTTGCAACTGCGCTTTCATAAATTTTCTTAGCATCTGCCGGAGAAATTTCAAACCTATCTATAAACTCTTTATCTAAAATTTTCTTATCTTCTTTGCTTAGCATAACAATCCTTTGTGACAACGTCACTGAGAAATAGAGCCATTATAGGTAATATTGCATAAAGATAAATTAAAAGGATTTTTATGAGCGAATTTCAAAATAAAAATGGCGCAACGAGCAAGATAAAGAACTTTCCTATTATGTTTTTTTGCCGTTATTATGGGGGCTTGGAGGGCTAAGTCTTGCTTATGAGAAGCTAAATTTGGTCTTTAGCCTATCAAATTTCGTATTTGAAATTTTAAGATCTCTAACAAGTTTGGTTTTTATCCTTATCACCACTATTTATCTGATTAAATTTATAAAATTTAACGAGCAGGTTAGAGAGGAATTTGCCCATCCCATCAAGATAAATTTCTTTGCGGCATTTAGTATTTCGCTATTTTTGCTATCTGCGATGTGGCGTGAATTTGATCTTTTGCATCAAATTTTATTTTATTTTGCACTCGCGATTCAAAGCTTTTTAACGCTTTACGTGGTTTCGTTCTGGATAAATAAAAACATGCTAATATCTCACTCAAATCCCGCTTGGTTCATCCCGATAGTCGGCAACCTCGTAGTAGTTATCGCAAGCAAAGAAAATGGCTTGTTTTTGTGGTATTACTTTAGCGTGGGAATGTTTTTTTGGGTGGTTTTATTTACTATCGTTTTTTATCGCATTATCTTTCACGATCAGCTCGCACAGAAATTTATCCCTACTCTTTTTATACTCATAGCTCCGCCTGCGGTAGGATTTTTAGGCTACTTGAAACTTACGGGCAATTTCGATACGATAGCTCAAATTTTATTAAATTTAACGCTATTTTTCGTGCTTCTTATACTTTTTATGTTTCGCAATTTCACAAAGCTAAAATTTTTCCTGTCATAGTGGGCATTTACCTTCCCTACCGCAGCTTCCAGTATGGCGTTTTTAAGAGCATACGAGCTAAGCGGCGAGCTGTTTTTTGCGATTTTAAGCGTGATTTTATTTATCTTGCTTGTCTTTTTCATATGCCTAGTAGGCTATTTTACGATAAGAGCGATTATTAAAAATGAAATTTGCGTGATCGAACAGCCCTAGATGCTAAGCATCCAAACACCTACTATACACATCAAAGAAGCGGTTGCTATCTCAAGTGCGCGCAGATGGTTTATAAGTAATTTTTTAAGCATGCTTCCGCCAAGAGCGTAGATGTTTAGGCAAATAAACTCGATGAGAACCAGCAGAAACAAAAGCAAATAAGCCTCTATACCAAAAGGATCGTTCTGGTTTAAAAAGGGCGGTAAAATAGCAGCTAAAAATATCCAAGCCTTCGGGTTTGATATGCTTACTACAAGCCCTTTAATAAATAGCTTTTTATGGTTTTTATCGTTTTTTACGCTTTTAACACTTAGTTTGCCGCGACTAAAAAAGAGCATAACGCCAAGATAGATGATATAAAGCGCACTGCAAAATTTTAAAATTCTAAATGCCGCTTCAAATTTAAGAAGCAAAGCTCCTGCACCAAATATACAAATAGAGGCTATAAATCCTACCGAAAAGAGCTGTCCAAGTAGCATAGCAAAAGAGCGCTTATAGCCTATGCTCATGCTAAGCCCCAAGATAAAAGTCATATTTATGCCCGGCATTAAGCTTATA is a window of Campylobacter sp. CCUG 57310 DNA encoding:
- the leuB gene encoding 3-isopropylmalate dehydrogenase; this encodes MKRYNIAVIKGDGIGPEIVDEAVRVLDVVSAKHGFELNYEFFLMGGAAIDVFKEPLPDVTLQGALNSDAVLFGAIGGDKWDNMPRHLRPESGLLKLRKELGAYANLRPAFVFDELVDASTLKPSVLQNVDFIVVRELTGGIYFGQPREKKDGSAFNTMIYTKPEIERIAKVAFEAAMSRKKHVCMVDKANVLETSQLWRETVAEVAKSYPEVKLDFMYVDNAAMQMVRNPRQFDVILTENLFGDILSDEASMVVGSIGLLPSASIGGKVGIYEPIHGSAPDIAGQGIANPIATILSAAMLLRYSFGEEEAAKDIENAVQKALAEGYRTKDIAEFGAKEVCSTSEMGGIIVDFIDA
- a CDS encoding Crp/Fnr family transcriptional regulator translates to MLSKEDKKILDKEFIDRFEISPADAKKIYESAVAKRLKKGALIYSKDENCGYIIVKSGVLRAFITSQNLKEITIFKLESGDNCVICSSCTMSSFDTEITLSIQEDVEAILIPIQIFKDIKNSYASVLNHALSLISARFAAAISVMEQALFAPLVSRVKNFLMENSKNGEITITHEELANHLGSAREAVSRILKEMEKSGAISQKRGKIYLLDSTL
- a CDS encoding 3-isopropylmalate dehydratase small subunit gives rise to the protein MKQGKVWKFGDNIDTDIIIAARYLNTSDENELAKHIMEDADPKFSSKISNGDIIVAGENFGCGSSREHAPLALKAAGIGAIVAKSYARIFYRNSFNTGLLILEISETDEINESDELKIDVDSGVIVNLSTKKEYKFSPIPEFMQELLKSGGLIEYAKKNLQGK
- a CDS encoding LysE family translocator — protein: MNYLLFIAIFFPISLMPGINMTFILGLSMSIGYKRSFAMLLGQLFSVGFIASICIFGAGALLLKFEAAFRILKFCSALYIIYLGVMLFFSRGKLSVKSVKNDKNHKKLFIKGLVVSISNPKAWIFLAAILPPFLNQNDPFGIEAYLLLFLLVLIEFICLNIYALGGSMLKKLLINHLRALEIATASLMCIVGVWMLSI
- a CDS encoding SLAC1 anion channel family protein, with product MPLLWGLGGLSLAYEKLNLVFSLSNFVFEILRSLTSLVFILITTIYLIKFIKFNEQVREEFAHPIKINFFAAFSISLFLLSAMWREFDLLHQILFYFALAIQSFLTLYVVSFWINKNMLISHSNPAWFIPIVGNLVVVIASKENGLFLWYYFSVGMFFWVVLFTIVFYRIIFHDQLAQKFIPTLFILIAPPAVGFLGYLKLTGNFDTIAQILLNLTLFFVLLILFMFRNFTKLKFFLS
- a CDS encoding DUF2892 domain-containing protein, which gives rise to MLSTKSRAIRVIFGILLMALIWYFFKSYWALIGLVPIIVGLTGFCPACYFMGKCSIKR